In Roseomonas fluvialis, one genomic interval encodes:
- the metX gene encoding homoserine O-acetyltransferase MetX translates to MSQAIAPLPEVDHQHVVFADGLPLDCGAVVVPLVVAYRSYGRLNAARSNAVLVCHALTGDQYLAEPHPVTGKPGWWESIVGPGKPLDTDRYFIVCANVLGGCMGSTGPRSEMTDAQGRGLGRPWGTDFPQVTIRDMVRAQKRLMEHLGVARWLAVVGGSMGGMQVLEWAATYPDAVLAAAPIACAAHHSAQNIAFHEVGRQAIHGDPDYAGGRYWEAQRIPARGLAVARMVAHITYLSEQALTRKFGRRLRGASALTFLEDVFEVESYLRHQGSTFVQRFDANAYLTITRAMDFFDLAAEHEGDLSAAFRGTATRFFLASFSSDWLFPTSESRAVVRALNAAGASVSFVEIASDKGHDAFLLEEPEFHAALGGFLRGAAEKVGV, encoded by the coding sequence ATGTCACAGGCCATCGCCCCCCTGCCGGAGGTGGACCACCAGCATGTCGTCTTCGCGGACGGCCTGCCGCTGGATTGCGGCGCCGTGGTCGTGCCGCTGGTGGTGGCGTACCGGTCCTATGGCCGGCTGAACGCGGCGCGCAGCAATGCCGTGCTGGTCTGCCACGCGCTGACCGGCGACCAGTACCTGGCCGAACCCCACCCCGTCACCGGCAAGCCAGGCTGGTGGGAAAGCATCGTCGGGCCGGGAAAGCCGCTGGATACCGACCGCTACTTCATCGTCTGCGCCAATGTGCTGGGCGGGTGCATGGGCTCGACCGGCCCGCGGTCGGAGATGACGGATGCGCAGGGGCGGGGGCTTGGCCGGCCTTGGGGGACGGATTTCCCGCAGGTCACCATCCGCGACATGGTGCGCGCGCAGAAGCGGCTGATGGAGCACCTGGGGGTCGCGCGCTGGCTGGCCGTGGTCGGCGGGTCGATGGGCGGGATGCAGGTGCTGGAATGGGCGGCGACCTATCCGGACGCCGTGCTGGCCGCGGCACCCATCGCCTGCGCGGCGCATCACTCGGCACAGAACATCGCCTTCCACGAGGTCGGCCGCCAGGCGATCCATGGCGACCCGGATTATGCCGGCGGTCGGTACTGGGAGGCTCAGCGCATCCCGGCGCGCGGCCTGGCGGTGGCGCGGATGGTGGCGCACATCACCTACCTGTCCGAGCAGGCGCTGACGCGGAAATTCGGGCGGCGGCTGCGCGGGGCGAGCGCGCTGACCTTTCTGGAAGACGTGTTCGAGGTGGAGTCGTACCTGCGCCACCAGGGTTCGACCTTCGTGCAGCGCTTCGACGCGAATGCGTACCTGACCATCACCCGGGCGATGGATTTTTTCGATCTCGCGGCGGAGCACGAGGGCGATCTGTCAGCGGCGTTCCGCGGCACGGCGACGCGGTTCTTCCTGGCGTCCTTCAGCAGCGACTGGCTGTTCCCGACCTCGGAGAGCCGCGCGGTGGTGCGGGCGCTGAACGCGGCGGGGGCGAGCGTCAGCTTCGTCGAGATCGCGAGCGACAAGGGGCATGA
- a CDS encoding chorismate mutase: MPDTAPAAPAEAEIAALRAEIDALDDAMHDLLMKRSAVVARLAGSRAKGGTTPLRPGREAAVLRRLLARHTGPLARERLVRIWREIFMASTAIQGGFSVAVHAPSPQSGHARLAREHFGPIAAIRVHPTPARALAAVSAGEASVAVLPAPAEEEAGAGAAWWARLEVPKLQVVARLPFVGEPPGSPGALVVAPVAADPSGDDRTLLLLEAEAGAPRARIAGALAEAGLAAPSLIVARVGQATLALAEIEGFLRADDARLASLPWARRTILGAYAAPVVGDAA, from the coding sequence ATGCCAGACACCGCCCCCGCCGCCCCCGCCGAGGCCGAAATCGCCGCGCTGCGCGCCGAGATCGACGCGCTCGACGACGCCATGCACGACCTGCTGATGAAGCGCTCCGCCGTGGTGGCGCGCCTGGCCGGCAGCCGCGCCAAGGGCGGCACGACCCCGCTGCGCCCGGGGCGCGAGGCCGCGGTGCTGCGCCGCCTGCTGGCCCGCCACACCGGCCCGCTGGCGCGCGAACGCCTGGTGCGCATCTGGCGCGAGATCTTCATGGCCAGCACCGCGATCCAGGGCGGGTTCTCGGTGGCGGTCCACGCGCCCTCTCCGCAATCGGGCCATGCGCGCCTGGCGCGCGAGCATTTCGGGCCGATCGCCGCGATCCGCGTACACCCCACACCCGCCCGTGCCCTGGCGGCGGTCAGCGCCGGGGAGGCCTCCGTCGCCGTGCTGCCGGCCCCGGCCGAGGAAGAGGCCGGCGCGGGGGCGGCCTGGTGGGCGCGGCTCGAAGTGCCGAAGCTGCAGGTGGTCGCGCGGCTGCCCTTCGTGGGCGAACCGCCCGGCAGCCCTGGCGCGCTGGTGGTGGCCCCCGTCGCAGCCGACCCGTCGGGCGACGACCGCACGCTGCTGCTGCTGGAGGCCGAGGCCGGCGCGCCCCGCGCGCGCATCGCCGGCGCATTGGCCGAGGCTGGGCTGGCCGCGCCATCGCTGATCGTCGCCCGCGTCGGCCAGGCGACGCTGGCGCTGGCCGAGATCGAGGGCTTCCTGCGCGCCGATGACGCGCGCCTCGCGTCGCTGCCCTGGGCGCGGCGCACCATCCTCGGCGCCTATGCCGCGCCGGTCGTCGGAGACGCAGCATGA
- the hisC gene encoding histidinol-phosphate transaminase produces the protein MTVMPRPSILSVEPYVGGESKIPGVNRIVKLSSNEGAFGPPPAAIAAIEAMARDAHRYPDGGAKALREAIGARFGLDPARIVVGNGSDELISLLILAYGGEGTELVMSAHGFMMYDITGRWAGCRIIKVPERNLTADIDGMLAAVGPRTRLVFLANPNNPTGSILPQSEVERLRAGLRDDILLVLDSAYAEYVTRPDYDAGAKLVDASGTTIGGRAVGTTVMTRTFSKIFGLGGMRLGWCYAPAPVVDVLSRVRGPFNVNAAAMAAGIAALGETGWMQCAIEHNTLWRGRVVAALEAAGIKVWPSEGNFVLADFGTPAKAKAADDALKARGLIVRAMGGYGLPQCLRITIGTAEECTMVTEALTAFMHG, from the coding sequence ATGACCGTGATGCCTCGCCCCTCGATCCTGTCGGTCGAGCCCTATGTCGGCGGTGAATCCAAGATCCCGGGCGTGAACCGGATCGTGAAGCTGAGTTCCAACGAGGGCGCCTTCGGCCCGCCGCCCGCCGCGATCGCGGCGATCGAGGCGATGGCGCGCGACGCGCATCGCTATCCCGATGGCGGTGCCAAGGCGCTGCGCGAGGCCATCGGCGCGCGCTTCGGCCTCGACCCCGCGCGCATCGTGGTTGGCAACGGGTCGGATGAACTGATCTCGCTGCTCATCCTCGCCTATGGCGGGGAGGGGACCGAGCTGGTGATGAGCGCGCACGGCTTCATGATGTACGACATCACCGGCCGCTGGGCGGGCTGCCGCATCATCAAGGTGCCGGAGCGCAACCTGACCGCGGATATCGACGGCATGCTGGCGGCGGTGGGGCCGCGCACGCGGCTGGTGTTCCTGGCGAACCCCAACAACCCGACCGGATCCATCCTGCCGCAATCCGAGGTGGAGCGCCTGCGCGCCGGGTTGCGCGACGACATCCTGCTGGTGCTCGACAGCGCCTATGCGGAGTACGTCACGCGGCCGGACTACGATGCGGGCGCGAAGCTGGTGGATGCATCGGGCACGACGATTGGCGGGCGCGCCGTCGGCACGACGGTGATGACGCGCACCTTCTCCAAGATCTTTGGCCTGGGCGGCATGCGGCTGGGCTGGTGCTACGCGCCCGCGCCGGTGGTGGATGTGCTGAGCCGCGTGCGCGGGCCGTTCAACGTGAATGCGGCGGCAATGGCGGCCGGCATCGCGGCACTCGGCGAGACGGGCTGGATGCAGTGCGCGATCGAGCACAACACGCTCTGGCGCGGGCGCGTGGTCGCTGCGCTGGAAGCGGCCGGCATCAAGGTCTGGCCGAGCGAGGGCAACTTCGTGCTGGCCGATTTCGGCACGCCGGCCAAGGCCAAGGCCGCCGATGATGCGTTGAAGGCGCGCGGGCTGATCGTGCGCGCCATGGGCGGCTACGGATTGCCGCAGTGCCTGCGCATCACCATCGGCACCGCCGAGGAATGCACCATGGTGACCGAGGCGCTGACCGCCTTCATGCATGGCTGA